In one Notolabrus celidotus isolate fNotCel1 chromosome 1, fNotCel1.pri, whole genome shotgun sequence genomic region, the following are encoded:
- the LOC117818401 gene encoding AVIToxin-VAR2-like translates to MDKTLVTDNVKQIPKKQCQKQKSAEETPSRVFEKFVETLGTLLLSPVVHVINKLESSIQYDSGSLKLQQACETDPQCREGMCCAVSLWIRSLRMCTPVGQEGDECHPLSHQIPFFGKRLHHTCPCLPNLSCVTVEEGRSRCLPSYNNPDYL, encoded by the exons ATGGACAAAACACTGGTGACCGACAATGTTAAGCAAATACCTAAGAAGcaatgtcaaaaacaaaagagtgcTGAAGAGACCCCCAGCAGAGTGTTTGAGAAGTTTGTGGAAACAC TCGGCACCCTCCTGTTGAGTCCTGTTGTACACGTTATCAATAAACTGGAGTCAAGCATCCAATATGACTCTGGATCATTGAAACTACAACAA gccTGTGAGACGGACCCTCAGTGCAGAGAGGGGATGTGTTGTGCTGTGAGCTTGTGGATCCGCAGTCTACGTATGTGCACACCAGTGGGACAGGAAGGAGACGAATGTCACCCTCTGAGCCACCAG ATTCCTTTCTTTGGAAAAAGACTCCACCATACTTGCCCCTGCCTGCCCAACTTGTCGTGTGTCACCGTAGAGGAGGGGAGATCCCGGTGCCTTCCTTCATACAACAATCCAGACTACCTCTGA